One window of Botrimarina mediterranea genomic DNA carries:
- a CDS encoding amino acid aminotransferase → MFESIEAAPVDPILGLTDAFKAETRPGKINLGVGVYQDEHGVTPVLPSVIEATRRVTASEKTKSYLPIPGAPEYGAAVQLLMLGNGHEVLVSNRASTSHTPGGTGALRVVGDFLKQNFPGATIWMTDPTWANHPAIFAAAGVKTGTLPYFDAATNGLAFEAFLDALKKLPAGDAVLLHGCCHNPTGIDPTIEQWRQIAAVLAERKVLPVLDFAYQGFGDGVEEDAAGLREFCTPGAELIICSSFSKNFGLYRERVGAVTFVSQDAERRAIVQSQVNRVIRTIYSNPPAHGAALVTTILADADLKKQWLGELEHMRNRINGMRTLLVEKLVEHGAKADYSFIQQQRGMFSFSGLSKEQVAKLREHDAIYLVGSGRINVAGITPTNVDALAKAIVSVL, encoded by the coding sequence ATGTTCGAGTCGATCGAAGCCGCCCCTGTTGACCCCATCCTCGGCCTCACCGACGCCTTCAAGGCCGAGACGCGGCCCGGGAAGATCAACCTCGGCGTCGGCGTCTATCAGGACGAGCACGGCGTCACGCCGGTCCTGCCGTCGGTCATCGAGGCGACGCGGCGTGTCACCGCCAGCGAGAAGACCAAGTCCTACCTCCCGATCCCCGGCGCCCCCGAGTACGGCGCCGCGGTGCAGCTGCTGATGCTCGGCAACGGGCACGAGGTCCTGGTCTCGAACCGGGCGAGCACCTCCCACACTCCCGGCGGCACCGGCGCGCTGCGGGTCGTCGGCGATTTCCTCAAGCAGAACTTCCCCGGCGCCACGATCTGGATGACCGACCCGACCTGGGCCAACCATCCGGCCATCTTCGCCGCGGCGGGCGTAAAGACCGGGACGCTTCCCTACTTCGACGCGGCGACCAACGGCTTGGCGTTCGAAGCCTTCCTCGACGCGCTGAAGAAGCTCCCCGCCGGCGACGCGGTGCTGCTGCACGGCTGTTGCCACAACCCGACGGGCATCGACCCCACGATCGAGCAGTGGCGTCAGATCGCCGCGGTGCTGGCCGAGCGGAAGGTGCTGCCGGTGCTCGACTTCGCCTACCAAGGCTTCGGCGACGGCGTCGAAGAGGACGCCGCCGGCCTGCGCGAGTTCTGCACGCCCGGCGCCGAGCTGATCATCTGCAGTTCGTTCTCGAAGAATTTCGGTCTGTACCGCGAGCGTGTCGGCGCCGTGACGTTCGTCTCGCAGGACGCCGAGCGCCGCGCGATCGTGCAGAGCCAGGTGAATCGGGTCATCCGCACGATCTATTCGAACCCGCCCGCCCACGGCGCCGCCTTGGTGACGACGATCCTAGCCGACGCCGACCTTAAGAAGCAGTGGCTGGGCGAACTAGAGCACATGCGCAACCGCATCAACGGCATGCGGACGCTGCTCGTCGAGAAGCTCGTGGAGCATGGCGCGAAGGCCGACTACTCGTTCATCCAACAGCAGCGCGGCATGTTCTCGTTCAGCGGCCTGTCGAAAGAACAAGTCGCCAAGCTCCGCGAACACGACGCGATCTACCTGGTCGGCTCCGGCCGCATCAACGTCGCGGGCATCACGCCGACGAATGTCGACGCGCTAGCGAAGGCGATCGTGTCGGTGCTCTAA